One stretch of Candidatus Omnitrophota bacterium DNA includes these proteins:
- the fabZ gene encoding 3-hydroxyacyl-ACP dehydratase FabZ, with product MPAIWDINKIQSILPQKYPFLFVDSVLEINAPSREITCLKNVTMNDYFFQGHFPGNPILPGVVIIEALAQASILLFAALKPEIAEKHPTYFLGRVESKFLKPVRPGDQLILKIKGEKILGNAGIVKACALVDNETVVEANIVFGIKPKE from the coding sequence ATGCCTGCTATCTGGGATATAAATAAAATCCAATCAATCTTGCCGCAGAAATACCCTTTTCTTTTTGTTGATTCTGTCCTTGAAATAAATGCGCCTTCAAGAGAAATTACTTGCTTAAAAAATGTCACTATGAATGATTATTTTTTTCAGGGGCACTTTCCGGGGAATCCTATCCTGCCGGGGGTTGTAATCATTGAAGCGCTTGCGCAGGCCAGCATACTTCTTTTTGCTGCACTTAAACCTGAAATCGCAGAAAAACACCCGACATACTTTTTAGGTAGAGTTGAATCTAAATTCTTAAAGCCGGTGCGGCCCGGAGATCAGTTAATTTTAAAGATAAAAGGTGAGAAAATCCTTGGCAACGCCGGAATTGTCAAAGCCTGCGCATTAGTTGATAACGAAACAGTCGTTGAAGCTAACATCGTCTTTGGAATCAAACCAAAAGAATAA
- a CDS encoding acyl carrier protein, with translation MAKKNFEEIKLEVKKLVAEITEVEEKELLENVKFSEDLGIDSMMALEIIASIEKKYKVVVPEEKIPTLRSLGDVYKVLQPLLEK, from the coding sequence ATGGCTAAAAAGAATTTTGAGGAAATCAAGCTTGAGGTAAAAAAACTAGTCGCTGAAATTACCGAAGTTGAAGAAAAAGAACTTTTAGAAAATGTTAAGTTTTCAGAAGACTTAGGTATTGACAGCATGATGGCGCTTGAAATTATCGCAAGCATTGAAAAGAAATACAAGGTAGTTGTGCCTGAAGAGAAAATTCCTACTTTAAGAAGCCTTGGCGATGTTTACAAAGTCCTTCAGCCATTACTAGAAAAATAA
- the fabG gene encoding 3-oxoacyl-[acyl-carrier-protein] reductase: MNELKGKIAIVTGGSRGIGRACCVALAKAGASVVFTYNKNIEEAEKLKKEIEGLNIECLSLQTDVRDLEQCRKVIEKTMEKFQKIDILINNAGITKDKALLMMAQEDWKDVLETNLGGTFNMSRACITTMLKQKSGKIINMSSVSGITGLPRQTNYSASKAGIIGFTKALAKEVAAYNITVNAVCPGFINTDMVSGMREEMKTEILKIIPVKRLGEAEEVANLCVFLASEKANYITGEAIKIDGGLAI, translated from the coding sequence ATGAATGAATTAAAAGGAAAGATTGCGATTGTTACCGGCGGCTCTCGCGGAATCGGCAGGGCTTGCTGTGTTGCGCTTGCTAAAGCAGGAGCAAGTGTAGTATTTACTTATAATAAAAATATAGAGGAAGCGGAAAAACTTAAAAAAGAAATTGAAGGATTAAATATTGAATGCCTCAGCTTACAAACAGATGTCAGAGACCTTGAGCAATGCCGGAAAGTAATTGAAAAAACTATGGAAAAATTCCAAAAAATAGATATACTCATCAATAACGCAGGTATTACCAAAGATAAAGCATTGTTAATGATGGCTCAGGAAGACTGGAAAGATGTTTTAGAAACCAATCTCGGCGGGACGTTTAACATGAGCCGGGCCTGCATAACAACAATGTTGAAACAAAAATCAGGCAAGATAATTAATATGAGCTCGGTAAGCGGGATAACCGGATTACCGCGCCAGACAAATTATAGCGCTTCAAAAGCAGGGATAATAGGCTTTACAAAAGCTTTAGCAAAGGAAGTAGCGGCATATAATATTACCGTAAATGCTGTCTGTCCGGGCTTTATCAATACAGATATGGTAAGCGGGATGAGAGAAGAAATGAAAACCGAAATTCTAAAAATCATACCAGTGAAACGATTAGGCGAAGCCGAAGAAGTGGCAAACTTGTGCGTTTTTCTTGCATCGGAAAAAGCTAATTACATTACCGGCGAAGCAATTAAAATCGACGGTGGCTTGGCAATCTGA
- a CDS encoding beta-ketoacyl-[acyl-carrier-protein] synthase family protein has translation MKNFETVITGIGVIAPNGIGKAEFWQALENGLNSSTQISFFNTDEFKVKSACEAKNFDPKEILGAKGLRNLDRSALFLISAAKLAIDDAKIEITDENTDKFGVCTGTTFPHLWSITEFDKEVFTEGIEFASPALFPSTVMNAASSQVSIRFNIQGFNATVSTGFCSGLAALKYSIDALKTNKAEIIFSAGVETLTSSLFMGLQKLGYMAGLNGKELSCPFDKKRNGPILGEAACVFSLEEKDRARERGANIYAKIKSVCNYFDASKMGTINPQGEGLEIAIIQAIKEAGIDIKDIDYISSCANSTQDLDKTEVKVLNKIFGKELRDIPVSSIKSMIGETFAASGALQVASCIGAMQRGIIPPTINYEEKDPECEINCVPNKGEKKDVKIALITSFGPGGYNSACILEKFTEN, from the coding sequence ATGAAAAACTTTGAAACTGTTATTACAGGAATTGGGGTAATTGCCCCGAACGGAATCGGTAAGGCTGAGTTCTGGCAGGCTCTTGAAAACGGCTTAAATTCATCAACACAGATTTCTTTCTTCAACACAGATGAATTTAAAGTAAAATCTGCCTGCGAAGCTAAAAACTTTGATCCAAAAGAAATCTTAGGCGCTAAGGGTTTGAGGAATTTAGATAGAAGCGCATTATTTTTAATATCAGCGGCAAAACTTGCCATTGACGATGCTAAAATTGAAATAACAGATGAGAATACGGATAAATTCGGCGTTTGCACAGGGACAACCTTTCCGCATTTATGGTCTATTACGGAATTTGACAAAGAAGTATTTACCGAAGGCATAGAATTCGCAAGCCCGGCGCTTTTCCCCTCAACAGTAATGAACGCAGCTTCTTCTCAAGTTTCAATCCGTTTTAATATACAAGGCTTTAATGCAACAGTGAGCACGGGGTTTTGTTCGGGCCTTGCCGCGTTGAAATACTCCATAGACGCCCTGAAAACAAACAAAGCAGAAATTATTTTCTCTGCAGGTGTCGAAACTTTAACCTCATCATTATTTATGGGCTTACAAAAACTTGGCTACATGGCCGGGTTAAACGGAAAAGAATTAAGCTGCCCCTTTGACAAAAAAAGAAATGGCCCTATACTAGGAGAAGCTGCCTGTGTTTTTTCTCTAGAAGAAAAGGATAGGGCAAGGGAACGAGGCGCTAATATTTACGCTAAAATTAAAAGTGTTTGTAATTATTTTGACGCGAGTAAGATGGGAACGATTAACCCGCAAGGAGAAGGCCTTGAGATCGCAATAATTCAAGCAATTAAAGAAGCGGGAATCGACATTAAAGATATAGACTATATCTCAAGCTGCGCTAATTCAACTCAGGATTTGGATAAAACAGAGGTAAAAGTCCTTAATAAAATCTTTGGAAAAGAATTAAGAGACATCCCAGTTAGTTCAATTAAGTCCATGATTGGTGAAACTTTTGCAGCTTCAGGTGCTCTTCAGGTTGCTTCTTGCATAGGAGCAATGCAGCGTGGAATTATTCCACCGACAATAAACTATGAAGAAAAAGACCCGGAGTGCGAAATCAACTGTGTTCCTAACAAAGGGGAGAAAAAAGACGTAAAGATTGCATTAATTACTTCTTTTGGCCCAGGAGGATACAATAGCGCCTGTATCCTCGAAAAATTTACGGAAAATTAA
- a CDS encoding helix-turn-helix domain-containing protein produces MSQNKEIWTAKDVAEYLNVHLLTVQKYAREGKLPAFKIGTDWRFHKKHIERWIKEKSEYNYSKRDRRKSSLEEN; encoded by the coding sequence ATGTCACAGAATAAAGAAATTTGGACAGCGAAAGATGTAGCAGAATACTTAAATGTCCACCTTTTAACAGTACAAAAATACGCTCGTGAAGGGAAACTCCCGGCTTTTAAAATTGGGACAGACTGGAGATTCCACAAAAAACATATTGAAAGATGGATTAAAGAGAAATCAGAATATAATTATTCAAAAAGAGACCGCAGAAAATCATCTTTAGAGGAAAACTAA
- a CDS encoding lipoyl domain-containing protein has protein sequence MVKVVLPELGEGITKATLSYWFFKLGDKVSEKDDLVEFATDKATFNLPSPATGTISDIMFQEGDTVNVGDTLAIID, from the coding sequence ATGGTTAAAGTAGTTCTTCCGGAATTAGGAGAAGGAATCACAAAAGCAACCCTTTCCTACTGGTTTTTTAAATTAGGAGACAAGGTAAGCGAAAAAGACGACCTTGTTGAATTTGCAACCGATAAAGCTACATTCAATCTTCCCAGTCCAGCTACCGGAACTATCTCCGATATCATGTTTCAGGAAGGAGATACTGTTAACGTTGGAGACACTTTAGCAATTATAGATTAA
- the lipB gene encoding lipoyl(octanoyl) transferase LipB, with amino-acid sequence MQVKIFDLGLIDYNKALAFQTQTHTAVKNEDYPLALIFCQHNPVITIGRAGSRQNLVAPPEEVKAKKIQVIESTRGGDITYHGPGQLTVYPIFSLKYFKKDIHLFLRYLEETIMDILCEMGINGVRRPGLTGVWVQDKKIASIGISIKNWISFHGLSINIKKFDLENFNLIRPCGMDIKMTCLEAELGASMQIKELKDKIAAKFNNTLPEEPNCEIFPEFNAVFSTASLTTTSINKLGLRRRLPPIL; translated from the coding sequence ATGCAAGTTAAAATCTTTGATTTAGGCTTGATTGACTACAATAAGGCTTTAGCCTTTCAAACACAAACCCACACAGCTGTAAAAAATGAAGATTATCCGCTTGCACTTATTTTTTGCCAGCATAATCCGGTGATTACAATCGGCAGGGCAGGCTCCAGGCAAAATTTAGTAGCTCCTCCGGAAGAAGTAAAAGCAAAAAAAATTCAAGTTATTGAATCAACGCGCGGAGGAGATATAACCTATCATGGCCCCGGGCAGCTGACAGTTTATCCCATATTCAGCCTTAAATATTTCAAAAAAGACATTCACCTTTTCTTAAGATACCTTGAAGAAACTATCATGGATATACTTTGTGAAATGGGAATTAACGGAGTAAGGCGTCCCGGATTAACCGGCGTATGGGTTCAAGATAAGAAAATCGCCTCAATCGGGATATCAATTAAAAACTGGATAAGTTTCCACGGCCTTAGTATCAATATTAAGAAATTTGATTTAGAAAACTTTAATTTAATCAGGCCGTGTGGAATGGATATTAAAATGACTTGTTTAGAAGCTGAATTAGGAGCTTCCATGCAAATCAAAGAATTAAAAGATAAAATTGCTGCTAAATTTAACAATACGCTGCCTGAAGAACCCAACTGTGAGATTTTTCCGGAATTTAATGCGGTTTTTTCAACTGCAAGTTTAACAACAACATCAATTAATAAACTGGGGCTAAGAAGACGCTTACCCCCAATACTATGA
- the lpdA gene encoding dihydrolipoyl dehydrogenase, giving the protein MYDIVVIGAGWAGFNASIKAKKLGAKVCLIEKSKIGGTCLNCGCIPTKALIQSAKIYSLAKKSSIFGVDLTNCSFNFAKIQERKNKIVQQLTQGMQFMLQGIDLLNGEAQLLSPERIKVNEKIIETKKLIIATGSKPMELPIFKFDGKNVLSSDDLLNLNEIPASLLIIGGGVIGCEFASLFNNLGVKVTLVEKMPFLLPEEDAEIAKKLETIFKKKGIKVCTNTDAKDLDLKGISKILVCVGRTPDTYGLGLEELGIKMQKGKVIINDYLQTSNPKVFACGDCTGKIMLAHYASYQGILAASNAVTEGNLQKADNTTVPNCIFTDPEIASVGLKEAEAKEKKIEINIDRFDFLGNGMARILDETEGFIKIISHKQSKEILGSSLIGPRSTELIGILALAISNHFTTANLKNIIFAHPTVSEAIHDAIK; this is encoded by the coding sequence ATGTATGACATTGTTGTAATCGGCGCAGGATGGGCTGGGTTTAACGCAAGCATCAAAGCAAAAAAACTTGGGGCTAAAGTATGCCTCATTGAAAAATCAAAAATAGGAGGCACCTGCCTTAACTGCGGCTGCATTCCCACTAAAGCTTTAATCCAAAGCGCAAAAATATATTCTCTTGCCAAAAAATCTTCCATATTCGGAGTAGATTTAACCAACTGTAGCTTTAATTTCGCAAAAATCCAGGAAAGAAAAAATAAAATAGTCCAACAGCTCACCCAAGGAATGCAATTTATGCTCCAGGGGATTGATTTATTAAATGGGGAGGCTCAATTATTATCCCCTGAAAGAATTAAAGTAAATGAAAAGATAATTGAAACTAAGAAATTAATCATTGCTACCGGATCAAAACCGATGGAATTGCCGATTTTCAAATTTGACGGTAAGAATGTGCTTTCAAGCGACGATTTGCTTAATCTAAACGAGATTCCAGCATCACTCTTAATTATCGGAGGAGGAGTAATCGGCTGTGAATTCGCCAGTTTATTTAACAATTTAGGAGTAAAAGTCACGCTAGTTGAAAAGATGCCTTTTCTGTTACCCGAAGAAGACGCTGAGATTGCCAAAAAGTTAGAAACGATCTTTAAGAAAAAGGGGATTAAAGTCTGTACTAATACTGATGCTAAAGATTTGGACCTTAAAGGAATTAGTAAAATTTTGGTTTGCGTAGGCAGAACTCCTGATACCTACGGCCTTGGACTTGAAGAATTGGGAATCAAAATGCAAAAAGGTAAAGTTATTATTAATGACTACCTACAGACAAGTAATCCGAAAGTTTTTGCTTGCGGAGATTGCACAGGAAAAATCATGTTGGCCCACTATGCTTCTTATCAAGGGATTCTCGCCGCTTCAAACGCTGTTACCGAAGGAAATTTGCAAAAAGCGGATAACACGACTGTGCCTAATTGTATTTTTACAGATCCTGAAATTGCAAGCGTAGGGCTAAAAGAAGCTGAAGCCAAAGAGAAAAAGATTGAAATTAATATTGATAGATTTGATTTCCTTGGAAACGGCATGGCGCGAATCTTAGATGAAACAGAAGGCTTTATAAAGATTATCTCCCATAAGCAATCAAAAGAAATCTTAGGAAGCTCATTAATCGGGCCTCGCTCAACAGAGCTAATTGGAATTTTAGCACTAGCAATTTCTAATCATTTCACAACAGCAAATTTAAAGAATATAATCTTTGCACACCCGACAGTGTCAGAAGCAATCCACGACGCAATCAAATAA
- a CDS encoding malate dehydrogenase, whose product MKISIIGAGNVGSTTAMRLAQEGVGDILIVDILKGLAHGKALDLEDARPILKQNYNITGSDDITQIKDSDIVVMTAGLARKPGMTREELLAKNAQIIKDVSINIKNLAKEAILIVVTNPLDLMTFFALKQTGFKNNKVFGMGIGLDSARFANLIALELKVPQTSVEACVIGSHGEAMLPLARFTKINGIALDEFVDKAKLETLINRTIGRGLEIVSNLGSGSAYYAPSAAIADIVKTIVKNEKRTIGVCASLNGEYGIKDVCLGVPCRIGKDGIEKVIELDLNKEEKDKFIASAESIRKLTAQLPL is encoded by the coding sequence ATGAAAATCAGTATTATTGGTGCTGGGAATGTGGGAAGCACAACCGCTATGCGCTTAGCTCAAGAGGGTGTAGGCGATATTTTAATCGTTGATATCCTTAAAGGCTTAGCTCACGGAAAAGCGCTTGACTTAGAAGATGCCCGCCCGATTTTAAAACAAAACTACAATATCACAGGAAGTGATGACATTACGCAGATAAAAGACTCTGACATTGTCGTTATGACTGCCGGCCTTGCACGTAAGCCCGGAATGACCAGAGAAGAGCTCCTGGCTAAAAATGCCCAGATCATCAAAGATGTTTCAATTAATATTAAAAATCTGGCAAAAGAGGCGATACTAATTGTAGTTACCAATCCTTTGGATTTAATGACTTTTTTTGCTTTAAAGCAAACCGGATTTAAGAATAATAAAGTTTTCGGTATGGGGATCGGCCTTGATTCCGCGCGTTTTGCAAACCTCATTGCTTTAGAATTAAAAGTTCCTCAAACAAGCGTTGAGGCTTGCGTTATTGGAAGCCATGGAGAAGCAATGCTTCCTTTAGCAAGATTTACAAAAATTAATGGCATTGCGTTAGACGAATTTGTAGATAAAGCTAAGCTAGAAACTTTAATCAATCGGACAATAGGCAGAGGCTTGGAGATTGTTTCTAATTTGGGATCGGGTAGCGCATATTATGCTCCATCTGCTGCAATCGCTGATATCGTAAAAACAATAGTTAAGAATGAAAAACGGACTATTGGCGTTTGTGCCAGCTTGAATGGAGAGTATGGCATTAAAGACGTCTGCCTTGGAGTTCCCTGCAGGATCGGAAAAGACGGGATTGAAAAAGTTATTGAGCTTGATCTTAATAAAGAAGAAAAAGACAAATTTATCGCTTCAGCTGAGAGTATTCGTAAATTAACCGCACAATTACCTCTTTAA
- a CDS encoding isocitrate/isopropylmalate dehydrogenase family protein yields MNHKVTLIPGDGIGPEVALAAKRCIDATNVKIEWVEALAGQAALEKTGELLPQATLDSVKENKVALKGPITTPIGTGFRSVNVAIRQALDLYACVRPAKTYIGVKSNFKDINLLIVRENSEDLYAGIEFEEGKPETKELIEKIETFSKKKIRPGSGISIKPISRFATERIVKFAFEYALENNRKKITVIQKANIMKFTDGLFLKVAREVAKKYEGKIEFQEALVDNMAMQLVQKPNDYDVLVLPNLYGDILSDLCAGLIGGLGIAPGANIGDDVAVFEAVHGSAPKYAGLNKVNPTAMILSGVLMLRYLKENKAADTLENAIKDVLKEGKDVTYDLKPHRDDPGSVGTQEMADAIIKKIKEKL; encoded by the coding sequence ATGAATCATAAAGTTACCCTGATTCCCGGTGATGGTATCGGCCCAGAAGTTGCCCTTGCTGCGAAAAGGTGCATTGATGCAACAAATGTAAAAATAGAGTGGGTTGAAGCTTTAGCTGGGCAAGCTGCCTTAGAAAAAACTGGCGAACTCCTACCGCAAGCAACACTTGATTCGGTTAAAGAAAATAAAGTTGCTCTTAAAGGCCCGATTACAACTCCTATCGGCACAGGTTTTCGCTCAGTCAATGTTGCCATACGCCAAGCTTTGGATCTTTATGCCTGCGTCCGGCCGGCAAAAACTTACATCGGAGTAAAAAGCAATTTTAAAGATATCAACCTTTTAATTGTAAGAGAGAACAGTGAAGATTTATATGCGGGGATTGAATTTGAAGAAGGCAAACCTGAAACCAAAGAACTTATAGAAAAGATAGAAACTTTTAGCAAGAAAAAAATCCGCCCCGGATCAGGTATTTCCATTAAGCCTATCTCAAGATTTGCCACAGAAAGAATCGTAAAGTTCGCTTTTGAATACGCATTAGAGAACAATAGAAAAAAAATTACAGTAATTCAGAAAGCGAATATTATGAAATTTACTGATGGTTTATTCCTTAAAGTTGCCCGGGAAGTTGCAAAAAAATACGAAGGAAAGATAGAATTTCAAGAAGCACTGGTTGATAATATGGCCATGCAATTAGTGCAGAAACCAAATGATTACGATGTACTGGTCCTTCCAAACCTTTATGGGGATATTCTTTCCGACCTTTGCGCAGGGTTAATCGGAGGATTAGGAATTGCCCCGGGAGCAAACATAGGGGATGATGTAGCAGTTTTTGAAGCAGTTCATGGCTCGGCTCCAAAATACGCAGGGCTTAATAAAGTTAATCCTACTGCGATGATTTTATCAGGCGTATTGATGTTAAGATATTTAAAAGAGAATAAAGCTGCTGATACACTTGAAAACGCAATAAAAGATGTTTTAAAAGAAGGTAAAGATGTTACTTATGATTTAAAACCGCACAGAGATGATCCAGGCAGCGTCGGCACTCAAGAAATGGCTGATGCTATTATCAAAAAAATTAAAGAAAAACTATGA
- a CDS encoding 3-isopropylmalate dehydratase small subunit: protein MKFDGKAIKLGDNINTDFIISGRYKFAITDIKELAKHIMEDIDPSFPSKITPGKSIIVAGKNFGMGSSREQAPLVIKESGIVAVVAKSFARIFYRNAFNIGLLLIELDTDKINEFDILEVDLDNGIVKNTSKNIEFKIKPLPAFMQKLLEEGGVVNYFKKYKELKV, encoded by the coding sequence ATGAAATTTGACGGCAAAGCAATAAAATTAGGAGATAACATTAACACGGATTTTATTATTTCCGGGCGTTATAAATTCGCAATTACTGATATTAAGGAGCTCGCGAAACATATCATGGAAGATATTGACCCGAGCTTCCCTTCAAAGATTACACCCGGAAAATCAATAATCGTTGCCGGTAAGAATTTCGGAATGGGCTCGTCAAGAGAACAAGCGCCTTTAGTTATTAAAGAATCGGGGATAGTAGCAGTAGTAGCGAAATCTTTTGCCCGGATTTTCTACCGCAATGCATTTAATATCGGCCTTCTCTTGATTGAACTGGATACTGATAAGATTAATGAGTTTGACATCCTTGAAGTTGACTTAGATAACGGTATTGTAAAAAATACAAGTAAGAATATAGAATTTAAGATTAAACCTCTACCTGCATTTATGCAGAAATTATTAGAAGAAGGCGGAGTAGTTAATTATTTCAAGAAATATAAGGAATTAAAGGTCTAG
- a CDS encoding type IV pilus twitching motility protein PilT, whose translation MEIRDLLVMCIEKQASDLHLTENEPPILRIDGKLNRTTLPVMSKDTLKKMIYGILTNTQKEMFERDLELDFSLALPDLDRFRVNIHMQKGSVEAACRRVPLVIPTMESLGLPAIIPELARRPNGLVLVTGPTGMGKTTTLAAMIDQINNERECLIVSIEDPIEFVFSNKKSVIKQREVYADTHSFAESLKRALRQDPNVIIVGEMRDLETISTTLTAAETGHLVLATLHTPDAPQTVQRIIDVFPPHQQMQVKLQLADSLQAVVSQLLLPHASGKGRVMANEIMVATPAIRNLIREQEIEQIPTIMQTGSQFGMKTMDKSLKELTQKGLITLDVAMSKVKNLDEFKQL comes from the coding sequence ATGGAGATAAGAGATCTGCTTGTAATGTGTATAGAAAAACAGGCTTCAGACCTGCACTTAACAGAAAACGAACCTCCAATCCTGCGTATTGATGGAAAATTAAACCGCACAACCCTTCCTGTCATGTCCAAAGACACTCTTAAGAAAATGATTTACGGCATTTTGACAAATACGCAAAAAGAAATGTTTGAAAGAGACCTTGAGCTGGACTTTTCTTTAGCGCTTCCGGATTTGGACAGGTTCAGAGTCAATATCCACATGCAAAAAGGCTCTGTTGAAGCAGCCTGCAGGCGTGTGCCTTTAGTTATCCCTACTATGGAAAGCCTTGGCCTTCCAGCAATTATTCCTGAGTTAGCTCGCCGTCCAAACGGCTTAGTCCTTGTTACTGGGCCAACCGGCATGGGTAAAACTACTACCCTTGCCGCCATGATAGACCAGATTAATAATGAAAGAGAGTGTTTAATAGTTTCTATTGAAGACCCTATTGAATTTGTTTTCAGTAATAAAAAGAGTGTTATCAAGCAGAGAGAAGTTTACGCTGACACGCATTCATTTGCTGAATCCCTGAAACGAGCTTTAAGGCAGGATCCTAACGTAATCATAGTAGGAGAGATGCGTGACCTTGAAACAATCTCCACTACTTTAACAGCAGCAGAAACCGGGCACTTGGTTTTGGCAACATTACATACCCCTGATGCTCCTCAGACAGTTCAAAGAATTATAGATGTTTTCCCTCCACACCAACAGATGCAGGTAAAATTGCAGCTAGCAGACTCATTACAGGCAGTTGTTTCCCAGTTATTGCTTCCGCATGCTTCAGGCAAAGGCCGTGTTATGGCAAATGAAATCATGGTTGCAACTCCTGCAATTAGAAATTTAATCCGTGAACAGGAAATTGAGCAAATCCCGACAATCATGCAAACCGGATCTCAATTCGGAATGAAAACCATGGATAAGTCATTAAAGGAACTGACTCAAAAAGGATTAATAACCTTAGACGTGGCAATGTCAAAAGTAAAGAATCTAGACGAATTTAAACAGCTCTAA
- a CDS encoding 3-isopropylmalate dehydratase large subunit, giving the protein MGKTVAEKILSNHAGKDLSAGDFAVCNIELAFGQDGTSSIIIDRVKELGIKELKTKFCMVIDHSAPSPSEGVSRVHKKMRDFASGLKTKLYDIGCGVCHQVIPESGQVLPGYLVLGADSHTCTYGALGVFSTGVGSTDLSIALASGKNWFKVPETIKIIVKGKIPKGIYAKDIILHIIGEIKADGATYKAVEFYGPVIDQLSMDARFTICNMVVEMGAKVGLMPVDKTTLDWLKPRMPKGTKLNPQIADKDAKYESVLEFDISKLKPLVSIPHSVDTVSTAQELKNVIINEAFLGTCTNGRLSDLKVAAKILKGKRVASGVRLIIAPSSRDIYLDALKLGIVDTLIKAGAVIVAPGCGPCVGTHNGVPADGESVISTANRNFKGRMGNPNSFIYLASPATVAASALRGRITDPKQYL; this is encoded by the coding sequence ATGGGAAAGACTGTCGCAGAAAAGATATTAAGTAATCACGCAGGAAAAGATTTAAGCGCAGGTGATTTTGCTGTCTGTAATATTGAACTTGCTTTTGGGCAAGACGGGACATCGTCAATTATTATTGATCGAGTCAAAGAGCTCGGCATAAAAGAGCTAAAAACAAAGTTTTGCATGGTTATAGACCATAGTGCTCCTTCGCCAAGTGAAGGCGTTTCAAGAGTGCACAAAAAGATGCGCGACTTTGCATCAGGCCTTAAAACCAAACTTTACGATATTGGCTGCGGAGTTTGCCATCAGGTTATCCCTGAATCAGGGCAGGTTTTACCCGGATACTTAGTTTTAGGTGCTGATTCACACACATGCACATATGGAGCTTTGGGAGTTTTTTCAACCGGGGTCGGCTCAACTGATCTTTCAATTGCATTAGCAAGCGGGAAAAACTGGTTTAAGGTCCCGGAAACAATTAAAATTATCGTTAAAGGTAAAATACCGAAAGGTATTTATGCCAAAGATATTATTCTCCATATAATCGGCGAAATTAAGGCTGATGGCGCAACCTATAAAGCTGTAGAATTTTACGGCCCTGTAATTGACCAGCTTAGCATGGATGCAAGATTTACTATCTGCAATATGGTTGTTGAAATGGGAGCAAAGGTGGGCCTAATGCCGGTTGACAAAACCACTCTTGATTGGTTAAAGCCAAGAATGCCGAAAGGGACAAAACTTAACCCACAAATAGCAGATAAAGATGCTAAATATGAATCTGTCTTGGAATTTGACATTTCTAAACTCAAGCCTTTAGTTTCAATACCTCATAGCGTTGATACAGTTTCAACGGCGCAAGAGTTAAAGAACGTAATCATTAATGAGGCTTTTTTGGGCACTTGCACTAACGGAAGATTAAGCGACCTAAAGGTTGCTGCGAAAATACTTAAAGGAAAACGCGTTGCCTCAGGAGTTAGATTGATAATCGCTCCAAGTTCACGCGATATTTATCTGGACGCCTTAAAACTAGGAATTGTTGATACTCTTATAAAAGCAGGTGCAGTAATAGTTGCTCCCGGATGCGGGCCGTGTGTAGGAACTCATAATGGCGTACCCGCAGATGGAGAGAGCGTTATTTCAACTGCTAACAGAAACTTTAAAGGTAGAATGGGAAACCCAAATAGTTTTATCTACCTTGCTTCACCGGCCACAGTTGCAGCATCCGCACTCCGCGGCAGGATAACAGACCCCAAGCAATATCTATAA